Proteins co-encoded in one Candidatus Bealeia paramacronuclearis genomic window:
- the tyrS gene encoding tyrosine--tRNA ligase, protein MTSYKSPFLQEINARGFINQVTHPHELDEALLNNKPIIGYIGFDATADSLHVGSFVQIMLLHWMQKMGHKPIVILGGGTTKIGDPSDKDEMRKMLDEESIQKNITGISKIFHRLLKVGDGPTDAVILNNDDWLKNIKYLEFLRDYGKHFTINRMISFERVKARLEKELPLTFLEFNYMLIQAYDFLELNQKYNCRLQMGGADQWGNIVSSVDLVRRLGQSEGFGLTTPLITTSSGAKMGKTAQGAVWLNSDKLSAFDFWQFWRNTEDADVGRFLRLFTTLPLEEIARLEKREGAEINESKKMLADETTRLVHGDEAVLEARKTAHDLFESQGSLDHAQLPHIEISLSQITSGFLLIDAFRELGLATSNGEARRLIRGGGARLNDSVLSDENQKLAPSDFEEGLAKLSAGKKRHGVVRRI, encoded by the coding sequence ATGACATCATATAAATCTCCCTTCCTCCAAGAAATTAACGCCCGTGGTTTTATCAATCAAGTCACTCACCCCCATGAGCTGGATGAAGCACTTTTGAATAATAAACCCATCATTGGCTATATCGGATTTGACGCCACCGCGGACAGCCTTCATGTAGGAAGTTTCGTCCAAATTATGCTTTTGCATTGGATGCAGAAAATGGGGCACAAACCCATTGTGATTTTAGGGGGGGGGACCACAAAAATTGGCGATCCTTCCGACAAAGACGAAATGCGGAAAATGTTAGATGAAGAGTCCATCCAAAAAAACATCACTGGCATCTCTAAAATCTTCCACCGTCTTTTGAAAGTGGGGGATGGCCCTACAGATGCCGTCATTCTCAATAATGATGATTGGCTCAAAAACATCAAATATCTTGAGTTTTTGCGAGATTATGGCAAGCATTTTACCATCAATCGGATGATCTCTTTTGAACGCGTTAAAGCTCGACTTGAAAAAGAACTGCCGCTCACATTTTTAGAATTTAACTACATGTTGATTCAAGCCTACGATTTTCTAGAGCTCAACCAAAAATACAATTGTCGCCTTCAAATGGGAGGTGCGGATCAATGGGGGAATATTGTCTCTAGTGTGGATCTTGTGCGCCGTTTGGGGCAATCTGAAGGATTCGGCCTGACTACGCCTCTTATTACCACCTCAAGCGGTGCCAAAATGGGGAAGACCGCGCAAGGGGCTGTGTGGCTTAATTCTGATAAGCTTTCGGCTTTTGACTTTTGGCAATTCTGGCGCAATACGGAAGATGCAGATGTGGGCCGATTCCTGCGCCTTTTTACAACCCTTCCACTGGAGGAGATCGCACGTTTGGAAAAACGTGAAGGCGCTGAAATTAATGAATCCAAAAAAATGCTTGCCGATGAAACAACGCGCCTTGTTCATGGGGACGAAGCGGTACTGGAGGCACGCAAAACCGCGCACGATCTTTTCGAATCTCAAGGTTCACTGGATCACGCCCAATTGCCTCATATTGAGATCTCTTTATCACAGATTACGTCTGGATTCTTGCTCATTGATGCCTTCCGTGAGTTGGGCCTGGCAACCAGTAATGGTGAGGCACGCCGCCTTATTCGAGGTGGTGGAGCTCGTTTGAACGATTCTGTTCTAAGTGATGAAAATCAAAAACTCGCCCCCTCCGATTTTGAAGAAGGGCTTGCTAAACTCTCTGCCGGAAAAAAACGACACGGTGTTGTGCGGCGGATTTAG